Below is a genomic region from Ailuropoda melanoleuca isolate Jingjing chromosome 8, ASM200744v2, whole genome shotgun sequence.
ttctttgctgGGACTGCCTCACTAGGCATTCTGCTAGAGCTCTCAGAATCCTCCTTCTTGTTCACCTCCATCCCCTGCATCCGTTTCCCTCAAACTTAAATTCTTTAAGAGTCCCAGGTCCAGCCAGAGGTTCCGTGAGGTCAGCTAAGCCCAGGTGAGGCAgcataggtgcagaaaaagccaCCCAACAGGTCAAGGCACTAGGACTCCTATGCTTAGAAACTTGATAAAGATTCCTCCGGAGCTCATTGGCTGGGAGAAATCACAAAGGGTCTGACTGAAGACGGAGATGTGTTCCCCATCCCTTGTGGCGGGAAAACGTGAGTGGCCTCGGCTGAGCGGGCTCCTAGAACCTGGAAGACTGCTGATTGGGGAAAGGGCCAAGCAGGGGGGGAAGCTGCTTTAGGAGATGTTTCCCATCTCCAGACAGCTTTCAAAGCTGCAGCTGGATGTCcgcagtggggagagagaaaagcagggagccCCGAAGGGTGAATGGGCACGGGCGGACCCTTCGAACCTGATTCGGCTCTGCAGAAAGGAGACCGGGACTGAGTCAAGCTTCTGCCGTGGCTTCAAAACCtggcagaatttttaaaaataacttgatcCTGAGGAAAAGGACCTGATTGAACTAAGGGTTCCAGCACTGCTGAATGTCCTGTTTGGAAAATCTCCTTTCCGTTTTGGAGCCAGGCTGCACTGATTTAAAATCAGAAGCTCTATAAATAAGAGGGCATCAGAAAGACATTTCCTCAAACCTCAGGTTCATTCTCCCTTTGTTCTTCTTGCAGCAAATGAAGGACAAGCTGGACAACATATTGTTGACGGGGTCCTTGCTGGAGGACTTTAAGGTGAGAGCCTGAGGgggtgtgtgggaggggagggtgcagCGTGACTCAGAGACGGGAGGCCGCCGGGAGAAGGGTCTGCTTCCTCTGCTTTGAAAAGGAGAAGTGGAAAGATCTTAACTCAGCACACAGCCAAAGGGCTGTCCTTCGGGGGGGAGGTGGCTGGTTAAGAAAGGTCCCTGGGGACAAAGCTGTCCTCTCAAGCTAGGGCGGCAGCTCTTCCTCCCAGTCACCATCACCCCCCCTGGCTCCTGCCCTTAGGGTTACCTGGGTTGCCAAGCCTTGTCGGAGATGATCCAGTTTTACTTGGAGGAGGTGATGCCCCAGGCTGAGAACCACGACCCAGACATCAAGGAGCACGTGAACTCCCTGGGGGAAAAGCTGAAGACTCTGCGGCTGAGGCTGCGCCGCTGTGTGAGTGCGGACGCGTTCTTTCCCGCGTGGCTCTTGCGCTCTTCCTGAAACCCACTCACGCCCAGACGCGCACAGACACACTGGCAGGAACACTCTTGGAAAGGCGCTCGATTTCCATCTCTTGCTCATTTCTCTCTGAGCAAGGAGTGGGGGAGGCTGCTGGGCATTTACATGTTTGCAAACAGCTTTCCTGTTATTTGTGAGTCATTTGTGGGTTATTAACTACTCTCCTCTCTGTTTATGAAAGGGGCCCAGAGCTTCAGTCTAGGCTCCCTTGTCCCTTTGGACCTAGACCCCGGGGCCCAGCAAAACGGGCCAGAAGGCAGGGTCCCTCGGAGAGGAAACCCCGCTTACCTCTTACTCTCTACCTTTTGAAATCAGAGCTCTAGAGTGGGGCTTTAGAGCTGACTGACAGGGCTTTCCCTGGCATTTCAGAAGAGCCAGGGAGCTACTTGCCCCCAGGCTAGTGTCTCTAAATAATTCCCCAGGATAAAAAATTTCTCCAACCGAAATGATCTCCTTGCCattggtttcctttgttttctcactgATAATCGGGGAATCAGTTGGTCTCTATTTGTAGGACGGGACTATGCAAAGGTTTTGGTCTGCATGACCGAGACTGCAGCTCTACTCCTCAGGGACTTAGAAATGGTCCTTGTGGCTGGACCTGAAGAACAGGGACAGGacagggaagcagggaaggacaGAATGGCTGGCTCAGCACTCGTCAGCATTGCGGCATTCAAAGAGGAAGCTCCAAGCCTCAGCTCCTGGGCTTTCACGCAAGCTTTGCAAACGTCTCAGAGTGGCTCCTAGAGAAGCACTTTTCATCTCCCTGGGCTGTTTCTTTTCTGTACAGTCGGCCAGGGGGAGGTAGGGCTCTGTTCTCCTGGAGGAGCTACGGGGCTTAGGTAACCAAGATGAGTCTGGCCCCTTCTCCATGCTACCAGCTTGTCCCCCAAGTGCTGTGGACACAGGAGCTGGGAGCCAGTGGCATTaatactttctcttttcctccacagCATCGATTTCTGCCCTGCGAGAACAAGAGCAAGGCAGTGGAGCAGGTGAAGAGCGCCTTTAGTAAGGTAAGTGGATGGTGGCAGAAGGGGCTTGGGGACCATGGCCTCTACCTACTCCCCAAGTTGGCAGGTGCTGAGCAGGCCCCGTCCTTCTCTTGAAGGGGGTGTGGGAACCTGAAAGATGGTGTGACCTCCTCAGCCAGTGAGGAGCTGCTGCCTcacttatatttgttttctgtgaagTGTCTTTGGGGGTTTCTAAATGACTGTTCCCCGCCTTTGCAGGCCTGTGGGTTGAGCCAGTCAGCCAGCCTGTGAACGCAGTGAGCTAGATGCTGGGGAGAGtgacaaaggaaacagaaagtagcTTGTTGGGAATCTAGACTAAAGCCACACGTGCAGGAAGCCAACACGTGAatgcgcacacacaaacacacccaggGGTTCAGCCGGAACTCCCCAAAACTCTGAGCAGGAAGCAGAATTCTCGTTAATCTGGAGTTGGTCCATACTCACTTTCCAGCTGCCATTCACACCTGCCAAGGTGCCTCAAATGTCAGCTCTCAGATCAAACGGGGTTTCACGCTTCCAACTGTCCGTGAATTCCTCAACTCCACTTCCCAGAACCCATGAGGTCTATGTCCTCTTTGTGGGCTGCAGACAGACACTAGGCAGGGTTCCAGTGTCGGGGAGGCATAAACCCCCTGACAGTAGGTCAGAGGAGCCCGGCAGAGCCTGTTCAATCCCTCGGTGGGAGGGCATAAACATaaaagggctcccttttctcctcttacCGACTTGCTTTCAAAGCGGTTCCTCTAATGTCTTCTCTCCAAATTCTGAATAAGCATCATGTGAGCACATgaccttttaaaattgttaagGCATCATTTTGTAGACCGTGCTTTATAAAACGAACGTTCCTCTTGTTACTTGCTAGCCATGCTTTAGACCAATGCATAGCCTCTCCCAAGGCACCGGGCATACCCTCAGCTTCCTAGGGTCTGTCCTTCACCTCTGAACACACAAGAGCAAGTGTGGCGCCTGGGCCCCAGAGTCATACCCATCCAAGCCAGGGACCCATTCACTCACTCAGATGGGGCTTTCACTACACATTTCTTATCTCCCTACACAGCTCCAAGAGAGAGGTGTCTACAAAGCCATGAGTGAGTTTGACATCTTCATCAACTACATAGAAACCTACATGACAATGAGGATGAAAATCTGAAACGTGCTGGGGGACAAAACATCCAGGCTGGCAACTCTTCTCAACGCTAGGACATAAATTGGagatctgcaaaatcccttctaGGGATGGAGGAGAGCTGAACACCTGCTTGGAAAATCCTGCCGTACCTCTCTCTTAGAATATTTATTACCTCTGATACCTCAActctcatttgtatttatttactgagcttctctgtgaaatatttagaaagaagcCCAATATTATaatctttttcaatatttatttttttcacctgtGTGTAAGCTGTTTTCATAGGGTGATACCCTATGGTATTTgagtattttaagagaaattataagttatataaggaaaaaaaatgttacttgggGAGACTACTGAAGCTTCAATTCCAATCCTGACCATACTGGATAGCTGTTGAGCTATTTCCCTGACCTCCCTATAATTTTTCTtgcccctgggcctggggctcctAGAGTGTTATAAAGACTCTTAACCTCTTTGGAAGAGAAACTAGGGAGCCCTTTTGATAATTAGTATTGCAGTGGCTTGGAGGAATTCCCTTGACCTCATTCCCCAACCACTTCATTCTTGAAAGCTGTGGCCTGCTTGTTATTTATAACAACCTAAAGTTGGTTCTAATAGAACTCAGTTTTAACTAGAAGCAATTCAATTCCTCTGGGAATGTTACATTGTTTGTCTGTTTTCAtagcagattttaatttttaataaataaatgaattattaaaatcatgTTATGGTGTCAGTTGACTTCTGTTTGACTAAAAATTAttccctcaggggcgcctgggtggctcagtcagttaagcgtctgcctttggctcaggtcatgatccaagggtccagGTATTGAGTTCCACATTGgactctgctcagcatggagcctgcttcttcctctgcccctccccccactcgttctctctctctctctctgacaaataaataaaatctttaataaaataaaatgataaaataaaataattccctcAACATTTCCAAGATAGAAGAGAGTCGATAAATGAATTCTTCGTTCCAGAGAAAGCAAGCCAGCTACCCTCTCCCAAGAGGAGGTAAGCTCCTAATCTGATCAGAGGAAAAAACTATTTTCACTTCAAAAGCCAATAGCAAAAACTGCCATAGTCTGCCTATAAACTCAGTCCTTTAAGATATTACCCTTAAACTCTTAAAGATCATGTTGATTTTCAAGACTAGGGATAAGACTCTATAGACACCAAAATTAGAAAGCTAGGCAGAcaaattttttagtgtttttttttgtctttgctttctaggggggtttgttttgttttgggtgttttttgtttctttgcttgttttgttctgttctgctTGGTTTTGCTTCTCCAAGCCTCAAAGGTCTGGGTGAATACTAACCTACCTGGGTTGTTGTGAAAATTCAGATAGAGAGCTAGCATGGCTCTTGGCACTAAGAGATGGTCCCTATACACACATTTGGTTGTTATTGGTATGCACAACCTACCAAGTCCTCAATGAGCTGAGATCAGAGGCTCACACAATAGAGTAGAATATAAGCAAGTTAGCTCACTTGATAGACTACCCAAGGATTCAAGGCATTGCCGTCCCTCTGTTCCCTCCTTCAGCCACCAGACAAACGTGAGATTGGCTTCTGACTGCGGTCTGTTGGGAGGGGCATGGTGGCTGGGGAAGCCCTACTCAAAGCCCCGTGacttggagaagagagagggaaacaatgGTCTGAGTAAACACTGATCACCCTCACAGTCTGCCCAGGCAGCTCGGGTCTGGGGGAGGATGGAGGCTAACTGGCTGTGGTCAGTTTTTCAGTAAGACCTGACTCACTTCAGTTAAAGTAACCAGAGGAAGGAAGTGGGAAGCATCAAAGCTGAAATTCTGAGATGAAAGGTTAAGGTTAAGAGTGGAGGCTAGCAGAAAACCAAGAGAGAGGAGTGAGTCTCCCTACACCAAGGCTGTCTATACTGAACTGGAGAAGCTGTGAGGTTTAGGCAGTTAGGGCTCTCTGCTAGGCAATGTGCGCGAACTGAAGGTTGAGGTTGGCACCTCAGGTGAGGGAAGTGGCCATCTGAAACCAAGACACAGCAACTCATCTACAGaagccacacagctggtgagaTGTTGACAACAGTCACAAATTATCGAGCACTTATTTTGAGCTAGTGGGTGCTAGTTATGTATGTATCAGGCATGCCATGAGGGATTATTATTTCAATCTTCTGTAAGAGGAAACAGATGCTCAGACACGTAGGTATGCCCTGGCCACATGGGTTTTTTGGAGAATGGAGAACTGAGAAAAGTATAAAGTGCCTTTCCCTTTGTGTTAATTATCTATTGATGTTtccaaaacttagcagcttaaagcaatacatatttttttaaagattttatttatttatttgagaggggttggggggggagaaagcacaagccagagggcgggggagaggtagaggataagcagggagcccgatgcaggactccatcccaggaccctaggatcatgacctgtgctgaaggcagacgttcaaccgactgagccgcccaggcacccaaGCAAcacatatttttgtctttttttgtagGTCTGGAATCTGAGTGTGACAACTAGGGGTTCTGGTTCAGGGTCTCTGAGGAGGTTGCGGGCAAAATGGCAGCCAGAGCAGCAGTAATCTGAAGCTTGGCTGGGCTTGGACAAATCACATCCAAGATGGCACACTGACATGGCTGTTGGCAAGTGGCCTTGGTTCCTTGCTACATGGGCCTTTCTGTAGGGCTTTTTGAATGTCTTCACCACACAGTGGCTGTCCTCCCCAGAGCCAATGATCTGCAAGAGAGCAAGGAGGAAGTCATGGTATCTTTTCAACCTAATCTCAGAAATCTCACACCACACTTCTGGCACATTCTGTTTGCTAGAAGTGAGTTGGCAAGTATAGCCCATATTGACGGTGAGATAAATTAAAGTCCACCTTTTGAAGGGAGGGGTCTCAAATAATTTTTGGACATGTTTTTAAACTACTtctaagaatttagaaaaaatagcTCTGTGCTCAAATGACACATTGGGCTCCTGGGTTGGTGGCGGTAAGGAGATGAGTCTGGTAAGCATCAGGGTGCATGGAGAGGCCATCATCATGGACACTACCCTCCTCCAGTCCTCTCCCCTGTGGACTCATTCTAATATATTTACctctatgagcctcagtttctcatctggaaaactagcaaaaacatttttcacaggTGTTACCtactgaatatttgtgttccctcagaattcatatgttgaagccctaaccctcattgtgatgatatttggaaatggggcctttgggagataatttgGGTtggatgaagtcatgagggtagGGCCATCATGAtaggattagtgcctttataagaagagacaccaaacagctctctctccctctctttttccacATGTGCACAATAAAAAGATCTTATTGAGTACACACAGAAAGACAGCAGTTGCtacaagccaagagaagaggctTCAGAATGAAACCTACCAtactggtaccttgatcttggacttccagcctccagaactatgagaaataaatttcttttgtttaagccatgcaatttatggttttttgttatggcagcctgagctgactgatAGACCAGGCTTGATATAGGGCAAATAGAATGTCAGGTATGAAGGCACGTACGTGTTTTGGATTGTAAATATAGAGATGACGTTTAGATGGGGATcagttgattgattgattgattgattttgggCAACAAGCCTTTATTCTGTAAGAAGATCAACTGCCTCATCTCCCATGTCCCTCTTCTCCTCACGCTAGAATTTGGATAGCAGTGAAGAATGAGAATCTCTGTGGTTCCAGCTGCTGAGGTGAAGAGGGTGGGACCAGTGAGAGAAGCTCCCAAAATCTGTGATGATAATGTGGTTACCCTACTTAGCCAATGATGGAAATCAGACAGATCAAAAGGTTTGGGAAGGCACCATCTGGAAGGAAGGGGATGATATTAGAGAtgtaaagaaagaggaaagagaattggCTTGATAGCAGAAGTTACCCACTCTATGGCATGTTGACCCCTCAAAATGCTTATAGGAGTGGATTTAATTGTGGAACATGAGGACCAGTTTTAGGCCTGGGGTGATTTAGGGAGACGCAGGCATAACACTCCAAGGAAATAGGAGCTGGATCATAAGAACAAATGCTCAGAatttaaaatggcagaaaaatcTTTGAACTTCCATAAGTTGCAGAACTGGCTACAGAACGAACCAGTCAACTCCACCTGGGAGTGGTTAGTGGGTCCAGGTGATATGTGTGTTCCATTATTTAATCCTCCTTTTACGCATTAATTTGCTCAGTGACTTTAGAAATTTTACTTACCCTGTCTGGGCCTTAACTTcctcaacaataaaacaaagaagtaaGTCTGGATCAATGGTTTCCAAATAGGATCACTAGATGTATGCACGTTCCTGAGAGCACTTATCATGGAGAGACTGTCTTTGAACAATTTCCAAAACTCGAAAAAGCCTAACGAAATTGTACATTTGCCAATTGCCACCTCCCCTAAGTCTGCGCAGGCTCACTAAACAGCACTTCTGTGTGCTCGGCTGGAGTAATAGCCACTTTGTATGGAAAGGTCGCCTCATGCTGGCCAGAAGCTCTGTTTGCTAGTTATTATATCTTtgattaataaaaacagaaaatgaaattatttcttgattttttttaaccagcggaaatattttaaaatagagtgtCTCTGGGGAAAATTAATAGCAGCAGTCCTTTGTGGTCAAAAGCTTCAAAACCACTAAATTAGATGACCTCGAAGTGCCCTCTGAGCCCATACTTCCTTATTCCAGCATCTGATGTCAGGCCTATTCCCACTTGAGCTCTCTTCTGGGACAGATCCCTGTCCTGGTAATTTTCCTGACAGATTCCCAGTTGTTTGGAATGATCAAGAGCCCCCATCTCTCAGCAGGGTTGAGTAGTCACAGAGCCCTGAGCTTCCAGAAGCCTCCTTGACACTCTGTTTGGGGAGGATATGgaggagataaaagacctaaggaaaagtaaaacagcTTGTTTGTTACTTTACAGCACATAGATGATGTGCACAGCCTCTGGAGTCTGCCAAACCTTGGCTCCAAGCTGCTTGACCTTGGTATAACGCCTACCTCACTATCCTCTGTGACATGGAGAGAATAATTGTTCCTTCAAGGTGTTATTGTCgtaaaaaataaaggcatggaTACATGTAATGCACAGAGGAAATGTTTAGTAAAAGCAGATCTTCCCTTAGACATTTGAAAAATGCTCACATGAGACCAGATGGCATGATCTGAACCATAAAAACAGCTGAACACACTTTGTGTGCCCATCACTAAACCTGGACCTTTCCTTATACATTTTCTGCCTCTTGACCCACTGTTTCTGGATCGAAAGAGAAAACGGACCATCCCTACACTtgggaaggacagaaaggaaatgacttttCTTTGAGTGCCTGAAGAAATACTTCGCTTgatgaaatgaatatatatatttatgaattatatagttcatatttatatgaattataGCCGCTAGAGTTGCATTAGTTCACTGAACAGAGGCTTAACAGAGGTGCCTATCATCCAGAGCAATAATAGTTACACATaccactaaataaatattaagttaaCTACGTAGGAAGTTTTTATAGATTACAACACTGCGCTTTGTTCATATATGCTTATTATCTATCATTGCTACTTACCTGTTAGCAACCAAAAAAATGAGACAGTCTTCCACACTGCTTATTCCCTTACcattattcaagaaaaaatacatttttttcccaaagtcaaGAAGTCGTTGTATAATAGAGCCCATAGTTCGTCCAATATGCAACCTAGAATCTCATGCTTATTTGAAGATGTCTTTCTGGATTATTTAGAAGAATCAGATGTTATTTCCCCAGCTGAACCCTAGCATACCTCTACTAGAGCCAAATTAGTAACTACGACTAGTATGCAGCATAAATCACGTCTCCTCTCAGAATAATCCCTACATTCATATCTAACAAGGATGAGACTCAAATCAAAACAGAGGCAAATTGGCTTCTCCCTATCTTCTGTCCCAAATCAGAATTTGTATGAGATGCATTTTTATTCACTCAGAACCTATTATGCTCTGGGTATTATGTTGGGTGCTGGGGAAAACACAGTGAATAAAGCAGACATAGAGCCTGCCTTCATGGATTTAACAGCTAAATCCATAGGtcaaaaaaagacattacaaatTTAACTACACGATATTATTAGAATTGTGAAACTACTAAATGAGAAGTGGGAGGTTTTAATGGAGCAACTAACCTagactctggggtgggggtgggaggccttCCACAAGAGGGTGATATTCAGCTGGGCATGAAGGATGAGTGGGAGTTGGCCAAGTGAAGAGGGAGATGATGAGAACCTTAGGCAGAAAGAGCCATGTATTTAAAGACCTCTTAGAATGGCAAAGTATGAGGGGAGGGAATGTCTCTGAAGCAAGGGTAGATTTGTACTGATACTCAGCATAGCTGGACCCTGGGCCCTCTTCAGGACCCTctggcttctccatctcctcttgCATCCTGAGTATCTGAAGTAGGAAGGGACTTAAACTGTTTAAGGAACTAAAAGATGACACATGACAAGTGAGGCATATTATACACGAGGGAGAGAGGTTTAACATGCACTggaaaaaaatgggtagaggcaAAATATTTGGACTTTAAGGGCAAAGAGAAGTTATTGAAGGCTATTAAGAGGAGAATATACATCTTCTGAATGAGACCCTATAGGGTCCATTTGCTTTCGATTCAGATAAGAGGAAATTGTAGTGTGGAGTAAGGTGGTAATAAATAGGAATTGAGAGAAGTGCAAGTTTTCAAATATTCAGCAACTACTTAGATGAGTGTGGTGACAGCAGGTGAGGGCCAAAGAGCCCTCTAATCTAGCCTGAACAACTGGGTAGAGAAGAAGAAGTTTTGGAAGGGAGGGTGATACGTTCTATATTGGCCTCACTGAGTTGGAGGGGCCTCTGAGACTTGGAGTGAGTTTTTCTAGAATGATCAGCTGGACATAGATTTGTAGTCTAAAGATAAATCCATGGGTGTCATTGCTATAGAGATGGTGAATGAAATTGTGGGAGTGGAGAAAATCACCAAGGGTAAGAGTGTTCAATGAGAAAAGATCCCAGAACCAAGCCCTGGAGAACCCAGATATTTATAAGTCTGAGCAAGAGAACCTGAAAAAGGAACTTGTAAAGAATGGCCTGAGTGATAGAAAGAAATACCAGGAGAGGGTGGCGTCCCTGAGAACAAGGAAAGCAACCATTTCAGGAAAGAGGGAATGGTCAACTAAATCAAACACTATTGGGAGGTCAAATAAAATCAAGACAAAAGAGCTTCCGTGGGATGTAGCAAGTGGGGGTACTGCTGACTTTATCAAGAAGattgccggggtggggggtggggaagaagagtGCAATGGAGTGGCAGGGGATGGGAGATTGGTGGGATCACACAGTAAATGAGAAGTAAAAAAGTGGAAGACAGGACATTGGGCcaacagaggagaaaagaaaaggtgaagaGAACTGAGATGAATGAGATAGAACTGACGAAGACAGTTTCCTCAGAAGGCAGGTGGGAGTAGGATGCAGGTAGAGGAAAGGATGACCTTTGAAATGAGGAGGAACACCTTCATTGAATAATAACAGGAAGGAAGTAGGGACAGTGGGTACAAAAGCAAGTTGGTTTGAAGATTTGTTGGCAGGAAGTTGAGGTCGTTTCATCAgatggtttctgttttctctgaaaagagtggataagaaagagagaatgcaagaAGGTTTGAGGAGAGAAACAAAGATTTGAAATGATGCTTGCAGATATTTGGAAAGCAAATGACTCCAAAGAAACATGCAGACTTCCAGGCAGTGTTGAGCCCAGTTGAGGTAGGTAATCATGAATTGAAGTCTGCCAGATTGCACCCTTTTTCTCAGGATTCTCCTGGAGCCTGTAGTGAACACATAGTAGGCAGAATTTTTTTGCCCCATGAATATAGGGACAAGGGGGAGAGGAAGTTGAGCGTATAATTAAGAGCTTGACTAGAAAGATGGACCCAGGATTCAATGTTGAATAATGAAGGAAGTGCAGACAAGAGAGAGCTGATGAAAAGGGATAGTGTCAATAAGCCAATGGACTGGAGGTTCTGATGTAGTCAAGGAACAGTTGTGGTAGTAAGAGCTGAATCACCAAGGAGAAGAGGTGGTGACCAGATAGGGAAAAGACTGAATGAAGAGATTTTGGAGGTGAGCAGTTTTGAGGGACAATGAATTCCAGGCTATAACCATTGGAGCAGATGGCTGagtaaaggcagagggaaaagtcaTCAGCAATGTGGAGGTCATGGAATTGTAAACCACATTTTGGAGAAGTCACCCACAAGAGCAATGAAGTCCACCAGGCTTGCGGCAGTAGAAGGAAGGCCAGTGGAATGCAGTGTAAGAGAGTTTGAGGTAGGTGCTCAAATAATTTGTGAATGAAGGGGAGAGGTAGATGTTTGAGCATCCTGGAGCTTCTGGTGGATCCCAAATATGTAGAGTTCTCGAAGTTTCATACACTTGACAAATTATCATTTGAAATTTCTTAAATCTTAGAGGAGTGCAGATCTAGATTTCTTGGAAGTTTCCCTAAGATAGACTGCTTGGAATTTCATAATAAATGAAAGGACCTATACAGTTgtaaatatatcttaaaagatTGAAGTCATTTTTACGtcaggaaaacaacaaatgttcaGGCATTAACCACACGCAACCCTAGAGTCACTCAAATcaagaagtttataatttttgccAAGATGAATCATCATCCAATGACACATCCAACTGGCAACCTCCAGCAAATTTCCAAACAGATCTTTCCTATGATATGCAGGTCCTTTACCCCTGAGTCTCTTCTATTCCACATGCAGCCATTCCCACTTATCCACTGTTGTGCTTTCCACAATTTCAGTTACTAATGGTCAACCATGGTACCAGAGcagatgatcttccttctgacatattgtcagaaggtcagtagcaGCCGAGCGCACATCACAAGGCCCatgtcattcccctcacttcatctcttCACGTTGGCATTTCATCATCTCACAC
It encodes:
- the IL10 gene encoding interleukin-10; the encoded protein is MPSPAQLCCLVLLAGVGASRHHTAPSEDNCTHFPASLPHMLRELRAAFGRVKTFFQMKDKLDNILLTGSLLEDFKGYLGCQALSEMIQFYLEEVMPQAENHDPDIKEHVNSLGEKLKTLRLRLRRCHRFLPCENKSKAVEQVKSAFSKLQERGVYKAMSEFDIFINYIETYMTMRMKI